Proteins from one Methanobrevibacter thaueri genomic window:
- a CDS encoding putative glycoside hydrolase — MLLSIFLILFFTIGAVSASDNSTLSEDADVISSGEEELVMEEEGTDSNDVSSPIANESIKTSLQSNDTTVIKGHEFSVKLVDENGTGIANKTIKFTLNKVVSEVLTDDDGMAKLKVTVNPGTYTIKYSFNETGYSISKASKKILVIPTGTSKIAASNYVAYVGARNKYTVQLAVGDLPLQGRTVTFTLNGKKYTKVTNSKGKASLSIKLPKGSYKISYSYDGEDNIKKTSGSKKITVKKGMPVKITKYYSKIYRNKQAGNFKIKFVDVRGDVLANKKIKFRFNKKNYVKKTNKNGIATVKIKLKTGSYKVKVTHSKESLYNKASKTFSIKVKPKQARNNGMWLLSTDMKSVDFDKLEQYGTKHIFLNSKAIERFGKGFVESWVKEAKGHGIKVHLWMQVFYKSNTWKLPIKGGQIDYDFINTKVQEAKTLAKVKGVAGIHFDYIRFPGNAYKYDNAIKAVNHFTKKASNAIHKVSKKLIVSAAVMPEPSSMKTYYAQDIPTMSKYLDVIVPMVYKGNYHAGPNWIKSVTKTFSQQSKKAKIWTGLQTYKSDASLKKLSAKELMGDADAAALGGAYGVILFRYGLFNYINFNEV, encoded by the coding sequence TTGTTGTTATCAATCTTTTTAATTTTATTTTTCACGATAGGTGCAGTAAGCGCAAGTGACAATTCAACCTTGAGCGAGGATGCTGATGTAATCTCATCCGGCGAGGAAGAACTGGTAATGGAAGAGGAGGGAACCGATTCCAATGACGTTTCCTCACCGATTGCAAATGAAAGCATTAAGACATCACTTCAAAGCAATGATACAACAGTGATAAAGGGACATGAATTTTCAGTAAAGCTGGTTGACGAGAACGGCACTGGAATAGCCAACAAGACAATCAAATTCACCCTGAACAAGGTCGTGAGTGAGGTCCTGACGGATGATGACGGGATGGCCAAGTTAAAGGTGACAGTCAATCCGGGAACCTACACAATCAAGTATTCATTCAACGAAACAGGCTACTCCATAAGCAAAGCCTCAAAGAAGATTCTTGTCATACCGACAGGCACCTCCAAAATCGCAGCATCAAACTATGTTGCATATGTGGGCGCTAGGAATAAGTATACGGTTCAGCTGGCTGTAGGAGACCTTCCCCTGCAGGGAAGAACAGTCACATTCACTCTGAACGGCAAGAAATATACCAAAGTAACAAATTCCAAAGGAAAAGCCAGTCTAAGCATTAAACTTCCAAAGGGAAGCTATAAAATAAGCTATTCCTATGATGGGGAAGACAACATCAAGAAGACTTCAGGATCAAAGAAGATAACAGTCAAGAAGGGAATGCCTGTAAAAATAACCAAATATTACTCCAAAATATACAGAAACAAACAGGCAGGCAACTTCAAAATCAAGTTCGTTGATGTTAGAGGCGACGTTTTGGCGAATAAAAAGATAAAGTTCAGATTCAACAAGAAAAACTATGTCAAGAAAACAAATAAGAACGGCATAGCCACAGTCAAAATCAAGTTGAAAACAGGGTCATATAAGGTGAAGGTAACTCATTCGAAAGAGTCCCTTTACAATAAGGCATCAAAAACCTTTTCCATTAAGGTCAAGCCGAAACAGGCACGTAACAATGGAATGTGGCTTTTGTCCACTGACATGAAAAGCGTTGACTTTGACAAGCTTGAGCAATACGGCACAAAACACATTTTCTTAAACTCCAAGGCCATTGAGCGTTTCGGTAAGGGTTTTGTTGAGTCATGGGTTAAGGAAGCCAAGGGCCATGGAATCAAGGTGCACCTGTGGATGCAGGTATTCTACAAGTCAAACACCTGGAAACTGCCGATTAAAGGCGGTCAAATCGATTATGATTTCATCAACACCAAAGTCCAGGAAGCCAAGACTTTAGCTAAGGTTAAGGGAGTGGCCGGAATTCACTTTGACTATATAAGGTTCCCAGGAAATGCCTATAAATATGATAATGCCATAAAAGCTGTAAATCACTTCACTAAAAAGGCATCAAATGCCATTCACAAAGTAAGTAAGAAATTGATTGTTTCAGCTGCGGTAATGCCTGAACCGTCTTCAATGAAAACGTATTATGCTCAGGACATTCCTACAATGAGCAAATATCTTGATGTCATTGTCCCAATGGTCTATAAGGGCAATTATCATGCGGGTCCTAACTGGATTAAGTCAGTGACCAAAACATTTTCCCAACAGTCCAAGAAGGCAAAGATTTGGACAGGTCTTCAAACCTACAAATCAGACGCAAGTCTAAAGAAACTGTCTGCAAAGGAACTGATGGGCGATGCTGATGCTGCAGCTTTAGGTGGCGCTTATGGTGTAATATTGTTTAGATATGGTTTGTTTAACTACATTAACTTTAATGAGGTTTAA
- a CDS encoding CapA family protein: MKLRDILLIVLALLLIVALWATIFNPTTSVVNIEPKEDASIAVTGDVMFARKMPNVLSMDSSPFSGVSDVTSNVDLLLINFENAATSSGDALKGDVPLKCDPSYVPLAKANNVTVAGLANNHAIDYGITGMQDTLENLKSADITPMGAGNTEDEAHQAVVKDVNGRKVTILNYMDSENFAEYSYEAMPYANGSNPGYSAYDSEDAQKQIAANNDSDLIVAYLHFGNEYSNSPNENQVKIAHELIDYGADVVVGSHPHVTQGIEMYNGKPIFYSLGNFIFDQSNTATHSAYFVQIDLVNDTGECTVYPIYISNYLPQHMSPDDGTSLLSGLSPQCSELEITSNGTGKLRFNLTDS, encoded by the coding sequence ATGAAGCTTAGAGATATTTTGCTAATTGTTTTGGCATTACTTTTGATAGTTGCGCTATGGGCAACAATATTCAATCCCACAACTTCCGTTGTGAACATTGAGCCAAAGGAAGACGCATCTATTGCAGTCACCGGTGATGTGATGTTTGCACGTAAGATGCCGAATGTGTTGAGCATGGATTCATCACCGTTCAGCGGTGTAAGCGATGTCACTTCAAACGTTGACTTGCTATTGATTAACTTTGAAAATGCGGCAACATCATCAGGCGATGCCTTGAAAGGCGATGTTCCTTTGAAATGCGACCCGAGTTATGTGCCGTTGGCAAAGGCCAACAATGTCACTGTTGCGGGATTGGCAAACAATCACGCAATTGATTACGGCATAACAGGTATGCAGGACACACTTGAGAACCTCAAGAGTGCCGACATCACTCCGATGGGAGCGGGAAATACTGAAGATGAGGCTCATCAGGCTGTCGTTAAGGATGTCAACGGGCGCAAGGTCACCATATTGAACTATATGGATTCTGAGAATTTTGCCGAATATTCATATGAGGCGATGCCTTATGCGAACGGGTCAAATCCAGGATATTCCGCATACGATTCAGAGGATGCCCAAAAGCAAATAGCAGCGAACAACGATTCAGATTTAATTGTTGCTTACTTGCATTTTGGAAATGAGTATTCCAACTCACCGAATGAAAACCAGGTCAAGATTGCCCATGAGCTGATTGACTACGGTGCGGATGTTGTGGTCGGTTCCCACCCGCACGTAACTCAGGGAATCGAGATGTATAATGGAAAGCCAATCTTCTATTCATTGGGTAATTTCATATTCGACCAGTCCAACACTGCAACACACTCAGCCTACTTTGTTCAAATCGATTTGGTCAACGACACCGGTGAGTGCACAGTCTATCCGATTTACATTTCCAACTACCTGCCTCAGCATATGAGTCCGGATGATGGTACTTCACTTTTAAGCGGATTATCTCCTCAATGCAGCGAACTGGAAATCACAAGCAACGGAACTGGAAAATTAAGGTTTAATTTAACTGATAGTTAA
- a CDS encoding putative glycoside hydrolase has product MKRILLLMLITLTLLSITAVSAEDNATLISDEIAVDDEPLAQDTSDEIMGNDTGGGDESDVEVNKTDSTITASNVKGYESFTTTVNIKLTSNGTALSSRALQIVLNGVTYNKVTDANGEVKLKVKLDKGKYTAKITYLGDDLTSNATKTCKITIGAPSATKLKIGDKYINYRQGSKCLFYVKLLDANNKAVKNQDVTFKVAGKTYTAKTDKNGVAKVYLNLKKGTHTVKYSFKKNAPYLSSSGSFKIKVRAKMAKGNGYWLWSSHMKNVNLKSLSKKGTKHIFLHVQAISMHGRSAVVSFIQKAHKCGMKVHLWMQVCYSGGKWVRPINEKNQIKYSFLNKKINEAKKYAKIKGVDGIHFDYVRFGGTAHLYKDPNRAINYFMKKASTQIHKVRANCIVSAALMPEPSMMTYYYGQDVSTMSKYSDALIPMVYKGNYHQTRSWVTSVTKKFTEQSNGAQIWTGLQSYHSDDNAKKLSQKSLLKDAKAAMKGGAKGVVLFRIGISCNFNFKKV; this is encoded by the coding sequence ATGAAAAGGATACTGTTATTAATGCTTATCACATTAACATTGCTGTCAATCACTGCAGTTTCAGCGGAGGATAACGCAACGTTGATTTCTGATGAAATTGCGGTTGATGATGAGCCATTGGCTCAGGACACTTCCGATGAGATAATGGGCAATGACACAGGAGGTGGCGATGAAAGCGATGTGGAGGTCAACAAAACCGATTCCACAATAACGGCCTCAAACGTAAAGGGATATGAGTCATTTACAACCACAGTTAATATCAAGCTGACATCAAACGGCACTGCATTGTCTTCAAGGGCGCTTCAAATCGTATTGAATGGCGTCACTTACAATAAGGTAACCGATGCCAACGGTGAGGTTAAGCTCAAAGTCAAATTGGATAAGGGCAAATACACAGCCAAAATCACTTATCTTGGAGATGATTTGACAAGCAATGCAACAAAAACCTGCAAGATAACAATCGGCGCTCCAAGCGCAACCAAACTGAAGATTGGGGATAAGTACATAAATTATCGTCAAGGATCAAAATGCCTCTTCTATGTGAAGTTGCTTGATGCCAACAACAAGGCCGTCAAGAACCAGGACGTGACATTCAAGGTTGCGGGCAAGACCTACACTGCCAAAACCGACAAGAATGGTGTAGCCAAGGTTTACCTGAATCTCAAGAAGGGAACACATACAGTAAAGTATTCCTTTAAGAAGAATGCTCCTTATCTCTCTTCAAGCGGTTCATTTAAAATAAAGGTCAGGGCCAAGATGGCAAAGGGCAACGGCTATTGGCTATGGTCCTCACACATGAAAAATGTCAATCTCAAAAGCCTTTCAAAGAAAGGAACCAAACATATCTTCCTTCACGTTCAGGCGATATCCATGCATGGAAGGTCCGCCGTCGTGTCATTCATCCAGAAGGCGCACAAGTGCGGAATGAAGGTTCATCTATGGATGCAAGTCTGCTACAGTGGCGGAAAATGGGTAAGGCCAATCAACGAGAAAAACCAGATTAAGTATTCCTTCCTCAACAAGAAAATCAATGAGGCCAAGAAATACGCAAAAATCAAGGGTGTAGATGGCATTCACTTTGATTATGTGCGTTTCGGAGGCACAGCACACCTGTATAAGGATCCGAACCGTGCAATCAACTACTTCATGAAGAAGGCTTCAACCCAAATCCATAAGGTCCGTGCGAACTGCATAGTCTCTGCGGCGTTGATGCCTGAACCGAGCATGATGACCTACTATTACGGTCAGGACGTTTCAACAATGAGCAAATACTCTGATGCGTTGATTCCTATGGTTTACAAGGGCAATTATCATCAGACAAGGTCATGGGTCACTTCAGTAACCAAAAAGTTCACTGAACAGTCTAACGGCGCTCAGATATGGACAGGTCTGCAGTCATATCATTCAGATGACAATGCCAAAAAACTGTCTCAGAAATCCCTTCTCAAGGATGCAAAGGCAGCGATGAAAGGCGGTGCAAAAGGTGTGGTCCTGTTCAGGATAGGTATAAGTTGTAACTTTAATTTTAAAAAGGTCTAA
- the ftsY gene encoding signal recognition particle-docking protein FtsY, whose product MFESLKKKFSRTSEKLEEELIEEAEAEDNLQEESGSRFSFFSFGRKTDEKKEEEVVEEEENLLPEAEEIEEVPEAEEVEEIPEVEDEEIEEEPKEEKKSRFWHRNKDKDEPAEEAEDEEIEEEPKEEKKSRFWSRNKDKDEDEEDVSADGEAKGGIFSFVREKTIQEKHVEDILFELEMELLQGDVAMEVATEVVENVKENLVGKKIKRSNDITEYTYYALKDAVEEIISIPGKSMTEMIEEKKAQGEPLVVMFVGINGTGKTTTIGKLANYYLKKGYTPVIAASDTFRAGAIEQVTYHADNVGVKIIKHQKGSDPAAVAYDAVEHARAQGKELVLIDTAGRMQTNTNLMDEMKKIKRVSNPDLVIFVGDAITGNDATEQARKFNDAIDIDGVILTKADADSKGGASLSIGYVIQKPIMFLGVGQGYDDIMEYDPEWMLNQLFSEDEEIVENEA is encoded by the coding sequence TTGTTTGAATCATTGAAGAAGAAATTCTCACGAACAAGTGAAAAATTGGAAGAAGAGTTAATCGAGGAAGCGGAAGCGGAAGATAATCTTCAAGAGGAATCAGGTTCAAGGTTTTCATTTTTCTCTTTCGGTAGGAAAACGGATGAAAAAAAGGAAGAGGAAGTTGTAGAGGAAGAGGAGAATCTCCTTCCTGAAGCCGAGGAAATTGAGGAAGTACCTGAAGCCGAAGAGGTAGAGGAAATTCCTGAAGTTGAGGATGAGGAGATTGAAGAGGAACCTAAAGAGGAAAAGAAATCCCGCTTCTGGCATAGGAATAAGGATAAGGACGAGCCCGCTGAAGAAGCTGAGGATGAAGAGATTGAAGAGGAGCCTAAAGAGGAAAAGAAATCCCGCTTCTGGAGCAGGAACAAGGACAAGGATGAAGATGAAGAAGATGTTTCTGCCGACGGCGAGGCAAAAGGTGGAATATTCTCATTTGTACGTGAAAAAACCATTCAGGAAAAACACGTTGAAGACATTCTGTTTGAACTTGAAATGGAACTCCTGCAAGGTGACGTTGCAATGGAGGTCGCAACAGAGGTTGTGGAAAACGTCAAGGAAAACCTTGTAGGTAAAAAGATTAAAAGAAGCAATGATATCACAGAGTACACTTATTATGCCCTTAAGGATGCGGTTGAGGAAATCATCAGCATTCCGGGCAAATCAATGACTGAGATGATTGAGGAGAAGAAAGCTCAGGGTGAGCCATTGGTCGTTATGTTCGTTGGAATCAACGGTACAGGTAAGACAACAACCATTGGAAAGCTGGCCAATTATTACCTGAAAAAAGGCTACACTCCTGTTATTGCAGCATCAGACACTTTCAGGGCTGGTGCAATCGAGCAGGTCACCTACCATGCAGACAATGTCGGGGTTAAAATCATCAAGCACCAAAAGGGTTCAGACCCGGCTGCCGTTGCATATGACGCAGTTGAGCATGCCCGTGCCCAAGGCAAGGAATTGGTTTTAATCGACACTGCAGGAAGGATGCAAACCAACACAAACCTTATGGATGAGATGAAAAAGATCAAAAGGGTTTCCAATCCTGACCTGGTCATTTTCGTTGGTGATGCAATCACAGGTAATGACGCAACCGAGCAGGCCCGTAAGTTCAATGACGCAATCGACATTGACGGTGTAATTCTCACCAAGGCCGATGCGGACAGCAAGGGCGGAGCTTCACTCTCAATAGGTTATGTAATCCAAAAGCCAATCATGTTCCTGGGTGTCGGCCAGGGATATGACGACATCATGGAATACGACCCTGAATGGATGCTCAATCAGTTATTCTCAGAAGATGAGGAAATAGTGGAAAATGAAGCTTAG